In a single window of the Thunnus maccoyii chromosome 7, fThuMac1.1, whole genome shotgun sequence genome:
- the jun gene encoding transcription factor AP-1 isoform X2 — protein MTLNLSDPTGTLKPHLRPKASDILTSPDVGLLKLASPELERLIIQSSNGLITTTPTPTQFLCPKNVTDEQEGFAEGFVRALAELHHQHMPGTTNASVTSAAQTGVNTALPPVSSVAGATVYNNNATMRSDSPVYEDLNTFNPAISTVSAPSYTTSAPTMSFPAAPPQLPIYGQPSSAQLPRLTALKEEPQTVPEMPGETPPLSPIDMESQERIKAERKRMRNRIAASKCRKRKLERISRLEDKVKTLKSQNSELASTANMLREQVAQLKQKVMNHVNSGCQLMLTQQLQTF, from the coding sequence ATGACACTGAACCTGTCCGACCCGACGGGCACTCTGAAACCTCACCTCCGGCCCAAAGCCAGCGACATCCTCACCTCTCCCGATGTGGGCTTACTGAAGCTGGCATCCCCGGAGCTGGAGCGGCTCATCATCCAGTCCAGCAACGGGCTCATCACCACCACGCCGACCCCGACCCAGTTCCTGTGCCCCAAGAATGTCACAGACGAGCAGGAGGGATTCGCGGAGGGCTTCGTCCGAGCCCTGGCCGAGCTCCACCACCAGCACATGCCCGGCACAACTAACGCCAGTGTCACCTCAGCTGCCCAGACCGGTGTCAACACTGCCCTGCCGCCTGTTTCCTCCGTTGCCGGTGCCACCGTGTACAACAACAACGCAACCATGCGCTCTGACTCGCCGGTTTATGAGGACTTGAACACTTTCAACCCGGCCATCAGCACCGTCTCGGCACCGAGTTACACCACTTCAGCCCCGACTATGTCCTTCCCTGCTGCCCCGCCACAGCTCCCCATCTACGGGCAGCCCTCCTCCGCCCAACTCCCCCGGCTCACGGCGCTCAAAGAGGAGCCGCAGACCGTGCCCGAGATGCCGGGGGAgacccctcctctctccccaaTTGACATGGAGAGCCAGGAGCGCATCAAGGCCGAGAGAAAGCGGATGAGGAACCGCATCGCTGCCTCCAAATGCCGGAAGAGGAAGCTGGAGAGGATCTCGAGGCTGGAGGACAAAGTCAAGACCCTCAAGTCCCAGAACTCCGAGCTCGCGTCCACCGCCAACATGTTGCGCGAGCAGGTGGCCCAGCTGAAGCAGAAGGTGATGAACCACGTCAACAGCGGGTGCCAGCTCATGTTAACGCAGCAGCTCCAGACCTTCTGA
- the jun gene encoding transcription factor AP-1 isoform X1, protein METTFYDDSLNAFSQHDNAGYGYSNPKALKHNMTLNLSDPTGTLKPHLRPKASDILTSPDVGLLKLASPELERLIIQSSNGLITTTPTPTQFLCPKNVTDEQEGFAEGFVRALAELHHQHMPGTTNASVTSAAQTGVNTALPPVSSVAGATVYNNNATMRSDSPVYEDLNTFNPAISTVSAPSYTTSAPTMSFPAAPPQLPIYGQPSSAQLPRLTALKEEPQTVPEMPGETPPLSPIDMESQERIKAERKRMRNRIAASKCRKRKLERISRLEDKVKTLKSQNSELASTANMLREQVAQLKQKVMNHVNSGCQLMLTQQLQTF, encoded by the coding sequence ATGGAAACTACTTTCTATGACGACTCACTCAACGCTTTCTCCCAGCACGACAACGCCGGCTACGGATACAGCAACCCCAAAGCGCTGAAACACAACATGACACTGAACCTGTCCGACCCGACGGGCACTCTGAAACCTCACCTCCGGCCCAAAGCCAGCGACATCCTCACCTCTCCCGATGTGGGCTTACTGAAGCTGGCATCCCCGGAGCTGGAGCGGCTCATCATCCAGTCCAGCAACGGGCTCATCACCACCACGCCGACCCCGACCCAGTTCCTGTGCCCCAAGAATGTCACAGACGAGCAGGAGGGATTCGCGGAGGGCTTCGTCCGAGCCCTGGCCGAGCTCCACCACCAGCACATGCCCGGCACAACTAACGCCAGTGTCACCTCAGCTGCCCAGACCGGTGTCAACACTGCCCTGCCGCCTGTTTCCTCCGTTGCCGGTGCCACCGTGTACAACAACAACGCAACCATGCGCTCTGACTCGCCGGTTTATGAGGACTTGAACACTTTCAACCCGGCCATCAGCACCGTCTCGGCACCGAGTTACACCACTTCAGCCCCGACTATGTCCTTCCCTGCTGCCCCGCCACAGCTCCCCATCTACGGGCAGCCCTCCTCCGCCCAACTCCCCCGGCTCACGGCGCTCAAAGAGGAGCCGCAGACCGTGCCCGAGATGCCGGGGGAgacccctcctctctccccaaTTGACATGGAGAGCCAGGAGCGCATCAAGGCCGAGAGAAAGCGGATGAGGAACCGCATCGCTGCCTCCAAATGCCGGAAGAGGAAGCTGGAGAGGATCTCGAGGCTGGAGGACAAAGTCAAGACCCTCAAGTCCCAGAACTCCGAGCTCGCGTCCACCGCCAACATGTTGCGCGAGCAGGTGGCCCAGCTGAAGCAGAAGGTGATGAACCACGTCAACAGCGGGTGCCAGCTCATGTTAACGCAGCAGCTCCAGACCTTCTGA